A section of the Ictalurus punctatus breed USDA103 chromosome 8, Coco_2.0, whole genome shotgun sequence genome encodes:
- the hbegfa gene encoding heparin-binding EGF-like growth factor a — translation MKLCVLAVLAHVLVIFSLASGASIDRYESEKPAQTTVIHLLRTSEVLNDRRPTNDSKHQEDDRQEDEEEYYYDDDEQDEYELSGDFEMPQVAFSSKPKDPSTVLNAERHAGEENERKGKGGKKGKGKGKGKKRNPCLKKYKDYCIHGTCQYLRRLGPSCICDKDYTGERCHFYTLPVGTHEEGYSRTTALAVVAVVLSSLCLTIIGLLLALRFHKRDTYDVENEEKVKLGTSTHR, via the exons ATGAAGCTGTGTGTGCTGGCCGTTCTCGCCCATGTCCTCG TTATTTTCAGTCTGGCGAGCGGCGCATCTATAGACAGGTACGAGTCTGAGAAGCCTGCACAAACGACCGTGATTCACCTGCTGCGCACGTCTGAGGTTCTGAACGACAGAAGGCCTACCAACGACAGCAAGCACCAAGAGGACGACCGacaagaggatgaggaggagtaCTACTACGACGATGATGAGCAAGACGAATACGAGCTGTCGGGGGATTTCGAGATGCCTCAAG TCGCATTTTCGAGCAAACCGAAAGACCCGTCCACAGTGCTGAATGCAGAGAGGCACGCAGGTGAAGAGAACGAGAGGAAAGGGAAGGGAGggaagaaaggaaagggaaagggGAAAGGGAAGAAGAGGAATCCTTGCCTGAAGAAATATAAGGATTATTGCATCCATGGAACGTGCCAGTATCTGAGAAGGCTCGGCCCCTCGTGCAT atgcGATAAAGATTACACAGGAGAGAGGTGCCACTTTTACACATTACCTGTAGGAACACATGAAGAAGGCTACAGTCGGACGACGGCCCTCGCCGTCGTGGCTGTCGTTCTCTCGTCACTCTGCCTAACCATCATCGGCCTCCTCTTAGCTCTCAG GTTTCACAAACGAGACACATACGATGTAGAAAACGAGGAGAAGGTTAAGCTTGGCACGTCTACACATCGCTAA
- the LOC108268611 gene encoding putative monooxygenase p33MONOX: protein MGGNEGGGRGDRWSLFGMRPTVQKSPTDPGSDSNTSGGFNLQSCFGLQKSTTLDGIKTQVNLAVEDPANFKSSNLEVTAAEGKKASAHKLKHRDMNILTPSGF, encoded by the exons ATGGGTGGAAACGAAGGCGGCGGACGCGGAGACCGATGGAGCCTCTTCGGGATGCGTCCCACCGTGCAGAAATCCCCCACCGACCCCGGCTCCGATTCCAACACCTCGG GAGGGTTCAACCTGCAGTCGTGCTTCGGGCTTCAGAAATCCACCACCCTGGACGGCATCAAGACCCAAGTGAACCTCGCGGTCGAAGACCCCGCCAACTTCAAGTCTTCCAACCTGGAGGTGACCGCAGCGGAGGGAAAAAAGGCATCTGCGCATAAACTCAAACATCGCGACATGAACATTCTCACTCCGTCCGGCTTCTGA